The Streptomyces luteogriseus genome includes a window with the following:
- a CDS encoding alpha-(1->3)-arabinofuranosyltransferase codes for MTTTVQAPPPAAVPSTATTAGPPDGPRSRRWLLGFWAVAFVLFLAVQPGRQTFDSKLGVTVDPGQFLADLGQLWHDRAGFGGIQDQYVGYLWPMLPFYWLCDLVRLPVWLAERLWLSLIVSVAFWGALRLAERLRVGSGASRLLGAVVYALWPVFTTVIGSTSAAALPGAFLPWVLLPLTDGRYAARVAALRSALLVPFMGGVNASATLASLLPAGLYLLSRPPGPRQRKLIAWWAPAVIVVTAWWWVPLLLLGVYGENFLPYIETARTTTDTMSATEALRGAGNWVAYLHLGEAWLPAGWAVASSVVVILCSALAAGLGLAGLARRDMPERRWLVLTVLVAALVLLAGYGGAFGAPFHGTVQGWLDGWLSPFRNIYKFQTGVALALALGLAHLVGVAAEPRGARQVRGRRFAPLIAAVLILPGLLWPYLNGSILNPGSFQKLPTYWQATADWLEKYSPDSRALVVPATAHGVYSWGSPIDQPLDVLAESRWAQRDYVPFGTPGNRRAMDAVEQALLSGSHVPGLADYLSRAGLYYVVVRNDLDPDQIGYVPTTTVKRTLEQSGYERVTGLGPVMTGGRIAQDAPLQVEGLYPRQRAVEIYRPTGEDVVRPGQAGLAPVADTAVVSGGPEALLPLAERLRGRATVLTGDNHPGLGTPAVQVVGDGLRRADTRFGLVNAGTSYTYTRDERNAPDALQDPGGKPRQILPAEGTDHQTVAELRGARSVSASSYGNWLFHLPQYDPVNAFDGNPDTAWAEGAPDTPDGQWLRIGFPGSYDMPSSFKVTPLPQESVRAAATKVRVETEKGERTSFLRPNGMTQRIKAPAGATGWMKLTIVDSVERRAGLTGAGFSEIDLPDVRVTRLLRLPADAEDATSAATVVSLHRASDPTGLSATGTEAGLHRRFTTPAAGTYEVKASAVPVPGAEFDELLYEVAPEQQARIVATADSTASLGAGLAARNLTDGDLTTAWVAGDRPVIHLRWEGKQPVGELVLAPAGGLSARASEVHISSPDGAAIAGVDENGWVRFPPITTDRLDITITETAPLTLHNPVADEDLRLPVGLTEAYIPSLDQYRTPQPDGTRKFSLPCGKGPDVALDGELYQTSAKGTVRDLVERRGVKVTLCQDGRGDAEVRLSSGDHRLEGGDAGPLALTDVTLTRGTVPEAAAAGRDLRVRDWLGDRRAVTVGSGAASYLTTYENFNDGWKATLDGKELTPVRLDGWQQGWRVPAGAGGSVTLSYEPATTYDAALIGSGAGIAVLLGLALWRRRAPNPDAAQPAPPLPGLWLGTVVLTLVGVVIAGWFALLVPALALLAARRHALLVPIAFAALAGAGIIAAFGAGEPVGAGEGAFGHLAQLLALIGLFAGLVSLREGPRPSEAPTRQLPRTETGEGKPV; via the coding sequence ATGACAACCACGGTCCAGGCTCCTCCACCGGCAGCCGTTCCCAGCACCGCGACCACCGCGGGCCCGCCCGACGGCCCGCGGTCGCGGCGCTGGCTGCTCGGCTTCTGGGCCGTGGCGTTCGTGCTGTTCCTGGCCGTGCAGCCCGGGCGGCAGACCTTCGACTCCAAGCTCGGTGTGACGGTCGACCCGGGTCAGTTCCTCGCCGACCTGGGGCAGTTGTGGCACGACCGGGCCGGGTTCGGCGGGATCCAGGACCAGTACGTCGGCTACCTGTGGCCGATGCTGCCGTTCTACTGGCTGTGCGATCTCGTACGGCTGCCGGTGTGGCTGGCGGAGCGGCTGTGGCTGTCGCTGATCGTGTCCGTCGCCTTCTGGGGGGCGTTGCGGCTGGCCGAGCGGCTGCGGGTGGGCAGTGGGGCGTCCCGGCTGCTCGGCGCGGTGGTGTACGCGCTGTGGCCGGTGTTCACCACCGTCATCGGGTCGACGTCGGCCGCGGCGCTGCCCGGCGCGTTCCTGCCGTGGGTGCTGCTGCCGCTGACGGACGGGCGGTACGCCGCCCGGGTCGCGGCCCTGCGGTCGGCGCTGCTCGTGCCGTTCATGGGCGGGGTGAACGCGTCGGCGACGCTCGCCTCACTGCTGCCGGCCGGGCTGTATCTGCTGTCCCGGCCGCCCGGGCCACGGCAGCGCAAGCTGATCGCCTGGTGGGCCCCGGCCGTGATCGTGGTGACCGCCTGGTGGTGGGTGCCGCTGCTGCTGCTCGGGGTCTACGGCGAGAACTTCCTCCCCTATATAGAGACAGCGCGGACGACGACGGACACGATGTCGGCGACCGAGGCGCTGCGCGGTGCCGGGAACTGGGTCGCCTATCTGCACCTCGGTGAGGCGTGGCTGCCGGCCGGCTGGGCCGTGGCCTCCTCCGTCGTCGTGATCCTCTGCTCGGCCCTCGCGGCCGGACTCGGGCTCGCCGGACTCGCCCGGCGGGACATGCCCGAGCGGCGATGGCTGGTGCTGACGGTGCTCGTGGCCGCGCTGGTGCTGCTCGCCGGGTACGGCGGGGCGTTCGGGGCGCCGTTCCACGGGACCGTGCAGGGCTGGCTGGACGGGTGGCTGTCGCCGTTCCGAAACATCTACAAGTTCCAGACCGGTGTGGCGCTGGCGCTCGCACTGGGTCTGGCGCATCTGGTGGGTGTGGCCGCCGAGCCGCGCGGCGCCCGGCAGGTGCGCGGCCGGCGCTTCGCCCCGCTGATCGCGGCCGTGCTGATCCTGCCGGGGCTGCTGTGGCCGTATCTCAACGGCTCGATCCTCAACCCGGGTTCGTTCCAGAAGCTCCCCACCTACTGGCAGGCCACGGCCGACTGGCTGGAGAAGTACTCGCCCGACTCGCGTGCCCTGGTCGTCCCGGCGACCGCGCACGGCGTCTACTCCTGGGGCTCCCCCATCGACCAGCCGCTCGACGTGCTAGCCGAGTCGCGGTGGGCGCAGCGCGACTACGTGCCGTTCGGCACCCCCGGCAACCGGCGTGCGATGGACGCCGTCGAGCAGGCCCTGCTGTCCGGCTCCCACGTGCCGGGCCTGGCCGACTACTTGAGCCGGGCCGGGCTGTACTACGTCGTCGTACGCAACGACCTCGACCCCGACCAGATCGGCTACGTGCCCACCACGACCGTCAAGCGCACCCTGGAGCAGTCGGGGTACGAGCGGGTGACGGGCCTCGGGCCGGTGATGACCGGCGGCCGGATCGCGCAGGACGCGCCGCTCCAGGTGGAGGGGCTGTACCCGCGGCAACGGGCCGTGGAGATCTACCGGCCCACGGGTGAGGACGTGGTCCGGCCCGGGCAGGCCGGGCTCGCCCCGGTCGCCGACACGGCCGTGGTGTCCGGCGGGCCGGAGGCGCTGCTGCCGCTGGCGGAGCGGCTGCGCGGGCGGGCGACCGTCCTGACCGGCGACAACCACCCGGGGCTCGGCACCCCGGCCGTACAGGTGGTGGGCGACGGGCTGCGGCGGGCGGACACCCGGTTCGGGCTGGTCAACGCCGGTACGTCGTACACGTACACGCGCGACGAGCGCAACGCGCCGGACGCGCTCCAGGACCCGGGCGGGAAACCCCGCCAGATCCTGCCCGCCGAGGGCACGGACCACCAGACGGTGGCCGAACTGCGCGGCGCCCGCTCGGTGTCGGCGTCCTCGTACGGCAACTGGCTGTTCCACCTCCCGCAGTACGACCCGGTGAACGCCTTCGACGGCAACCCGGACACCGCGTGGGCGGAGGGCGCGCCGGACACACCGGACGGGCAGTGGCTGCGCATCGGCTTCCCCGGCTCCTACGACATGCCGTCCTCGTTCAAGGTCACGCCGCTGCCGCAGGAGAGCGTGCGCGCGGCGGCGACGAAGGTCCGGGTGGAGACCGAGAAGGGTGAGCGGACCAGCTTCCTCCGGCCGAACGGCATGACCCAGCGGATCAAGGCGCCCGCGGGCGCGACGGGTTGGATGAAGCTGACGATCGTGGACTCCGTGGAGCGCCGGGCCGGTCTGACCGGCGCGGGCTTCTCCGAGATCGACCTGCCGGACGTGCGGGTGACACGGCTGCTGCGGCTCCCGGCGGACGCCGAGGACGCCACGTCGGCCGCGACCGTCGTCTCCCTGCACCGCGCCTCCGACCCGACGGGTCTCTCGGCCACCGGCACCGAGGCGGGCCTGCACCGCCGCTTCACGACCCCGGCCGCCGGGACGTACGAGGTGAAGGCGAGCGCGGTGCCGGTGCCGGGCGCGGAATTCGACGAGCTGCTCTACGAGGTCGCGCCCGAGCAGCAGGCCCGGATCGTCGCCACCGCCGACTCCACGGCGAGCCTCGGCGCGGGCCTCGCGGCACGCAACCTCACCGACGGCGACCTGACGACGGCGTGGGTCGCGGGCGACCGGCCGGTGATCCACCTGCGCTGGGAGGGCAAGCAGCCGGTCGGCGAACTGGTCCTGGCCCCCGCGGGCGGCCTGTCCGCCCGGGCCTCCGAGGTGCACATCAGCTCCCCGGACGGCGCGGCCATCGCCGGCGTCGACGAGAACGGCTGGGTGCGCTTCCCGCCGATCACCACCGACCGGCTCGACATCACGATCACCGAAACGGCCCCGCTGACCCTGCACAACCCGGTCGCCGACGAGGACCTGCGCCTCCCGGTGGGCCTCACGGAGGCGTACATCCCCTCCCTCGACCAGTACCGCACCCCGCAGCCGGACGGCACCCGGAAGTTCTCCCTCCCGTGTGGCAAGGGCCCGGACGTGGCGCTGGACGGTGAGCTGTACCAGACGAGCGCGAAGGGCACCGTACGGGATCTGGTGGAGCGTCGGGGCGTGAAGGTGACCCTCTGTCAAGACGGACGGGGCGACGCCGAGGTGCGGCTCTCCTCCGGCGATCACCGGCTGGAGGGCGGGGACGCCGGTCCGCTCGCGCTGACGGACGTGACCCTGACCCGCGGCACGGTGCCCGAGGCCGCCGCGGCCGGGCGCGACCTGCGGGTCCGGGACTGGCTGGGCGACCGGCGCGCGGTGACGGTCGGCTCGGGCGCGGCCTCGTACCTCACGACGTACGAGAACTTCAACGACGGCTGGAAGGCCACCCTGGACGGCAAGGAGCTGACCCCGGTGCGGCTGGACGGCTGGCAGCAGGGCTGGCGGGTCCCGGCCGGGGCGGGAGGCAGCGTGACGCTGTCCTACGAGCCGGCCACGACGTACGACGCCGCCCTGATCGGCAGCGGCGCCGGCATCGCGGTCCTGCTGGGCCTGGCGCTGTGGCGGCGCCGCGCTCCCAACCCCGACGCCGCGCAGCCGGCCCCGCCGCTGCCCGGGCTGTGGCTCGGCACGGTGGTGCTGACGCTGGTCGGGGTGGTGATCGCGGGCTGGTTCGCGCTGCTGGTCCCGGCGCTGGCGCTGCTCGCCGCGCGGCGGCACGCCCTGCTGGTGCCGATCGCCTTCGCCGCCCTGGCCGGTGCCGGGATCATCGCGGCGTTCGGGGCCGGGGAACCGGTGGGCGCGGGCGAGGGCGCGTTCGGTCACCTGGCACAACTGCTGGCGCTGATCGGTCTGTTCGCGGGACTGGTGAGCCTGCGCGAGGGGCCGCGGCCGTCGGAGGCGCCGACGCGGCAGCTGCCGAGGACGGAGACCGGGGAGGGCAAGCCCGTATGA
- a CDS encoding class I SAM-dependent methyltransferase has translation MTPSLRSRPRDGTSVRPAWRDPSIRRSVALFRAFLHEQDDPEACYALLARDAVDQVEAYDGPVAGRTVLDVGGGSGYFTEEFRRRGANAFLFEPDPSELGGEPHAAAVVADGYLLPLRDGVADVTFSSNVLEHVADPETFLSELARVTRPGGLIYVSFTNWLSPWGGHEWAPWHYLGAARARARFQRRTGKAAKHTLGENLFAVHIGSTLRQVRARDDVTVVSARSRYWPFLAETVVKAPGIREFATWNLLLILRRCPT, from the coding sequence GTGACACCGTCCCTGCGCAGCCGCCCACGGGACGGCACGTCCGTGCGCCCCGCCTGGAGGGATCCGTCGATCCGGCGCTCGGTCGCCCTGTTCCGCGCCTTCCTCCACGAGCAGGACGATCCCGAGGCCTGCTACGCGTTGCTCGCCCGCGACGCGGTCGACCAGGTCGAGGCCTACGACGGGCCCGTCGCCGGGCGTACCGTCCTCGACGTCGGCGGCGGCAGCGGGTACTTCACCGAGGAGTTCCGGCGCCGCGGGGCGAACGCGTTCCTCTTCGAGCCCGACCCGTCCGAACTGGGCGGGGAGCCGCACGCGGCGGCCGTCGTCGCCGACGGGTACCTGCTGCCCCTGCGGGACGGCGTCGCGGACGTCACCTTCTCCTCCAACGTGCTGGAGCACGTGGCCGATCCGGAGACGTTCCTCAGCGAGCTCGCCCGGGTGACGCGGCCCGGCGGGCTGATCTACGTGTCGTTCACCAACTGGCTGTCGCCGTGGGGCGGGCACGAATGGGCCCCCTGGCACTACCTCGGTGCCGCGCGGGCCCGGGCCCGCTTCCAGCGGCGCACCGGAAAGGCCGCGAAGCACACGCTCGGCGAGAACCTGTTCGCGGTGCACATCGGCTCCACCCTGCGGCAGGTGCGCGCCCGGGACGACGTCACGGTCGTCTCGGCGCGCTCCCGCTACTGGCCGTTCCTCGCGGAGACCGTCGTCAAGGCGCCCGGCATCCGCGAGTTCGCCACCTGGAACCTCCTCCTCATCCTGCGGCGGTGTCCTACATGA
- a CDS encoding glycosyltransferase family 4 protein — protein sequence MPQHVPSTLRIVSPSAQHPPALPPHPRRIVFLAHRDLDNPSAGGSELLVDKLADGLTRLGHQVTLLCGGPAAFRDYRVVSAGGPYGHYLRARSAFTRRVGDCDLLVEVCNGMPYLAPLWHRGPTLTLVNHVHTDLWKMRFGGPLAPAARIGRRLEHWALTGAQQRNLLVAVSSSTAHALRAIGVDRDRIRVVHNGVEEPGPRADRSAEPLFVAVGRLVEYKRIDLLLRLWERVRPVTGGRLVIVGDGPERERLERLAGPGVEFTGYVTEAEKHRLLCAAWLLLHPSAVEGWGLVVTEAAARETPSVAFDVPGLKDSVADGETGVLARGESSFAAAWCALTLSGRQRELMGKAARERAALFRWDRTVRQFRAVATEAVKGWAP from the coding sequence ATGCCCCAGCACGTACCGTCCACGCTGCGCATCGTGTCCCCCAGCGCGCAGCACCCCCCGGCGCTCCCCCCACATCCGCGCCGGATCGTCTTCCTCGCCCATCGTGATCTGGACAACCCGTCCGCCGGCGGCTCCGAGCTGCTGGTCGACAAGCTCGCCGACGGCCTGACCCGCCTGGGCCACCAGGTGACCCTGCTGTGCGGGGGGCCCGCGGCCTTTCGCGACTACCGGGTCGTGTCGGCGGGCGGCCCCTACGGGCACTACCTGCGCGCACGGTCGGCCTTCACCCGCCGGGTCGGCGACTGCGACCTGCTGGTCGAGGTGTGCAACGGCATGCCGTACCTGGCGCCGCTGTGGCATCGGGGGCCCACGCTGACCCTGGTCAACCACGTCCACACCGACCTGTGGAAGATGCGCTTCGGCGGTCCGCTGGCACCGGCGGCGCGAATCGGCCGAAGACTCGAGCACTGGGCTCTGACCGGGGCGCAGCAGCGGAACCTGCTCGTCGCCGTGTCCTCCTCGACCGCCCACGCGCTGCGCGCGATCGGGGTGGATCGGGACCGGATCCGGGTCGTGCACAACGGGGTCGAGGAGCCGGGCCCGCGGGCCGACCGCTCGGCCGAGCCGCTGTTCGTCGCCGTCGGGCGGCTGGTCGAGTACAAGCGGATCGATCTGCTGCTGCGGCTCTGGGAGCGGGTGCGGCCGGTGACCGGCGGCCGGCTGGTGATCGTCGGTGACGGGCCCGAGCGGGAACGCCTCGAGCGGCTCGCCGGCCCCGGTGTGGAGTTCACCGGGTATGTGACGGAAGCCGAGAAGCACCGGCTGCTGTGCGCCGCCTGGCTGTTGCTGCACCCCTCCGCCGTGGAGGGGTGGGGCCTGGTCGTGACGGAGGCCGCTGCCCGCGAGACGCCGAGTGTGGCCTTCGACGTGCCGGGCCTGAAGGACTCCGTGGCGGACGGTGAGACGGGCGTTCTCGCGCGCGGTGAGTCCTCGTTCGCCGCGGCCTGGTGCGCGCTCACCCTGTCCGGGCGGCAGCGGGAGCTGATGGGCAAGGCGGCCCGGGAGCGGGCGGCCCTGTTCCGGTGGGACCGTACGGTCCGGCAGTTCAGGGCGGTCGCCACGGAGGCGGTGAAGGGCTGGGCCCCGTGA
- a CDS encoding DUF3068 domain-containing protein, with protein sequence MRRTTSPFSLVLLGLGTFLLVLAPLLAWYVEPRAAVNPIDIDTTAVYTGRGSVFDTDRIETVPDRTITVTQRVRGNVEDSERSGNAVWDVTTTVDTDKSLPAADPHDALDFVPHRWVMDRETTRPVHCCGEKPYIEGEAYLKFPFDVQKRSYRWWDNTLGDTVVLRYRGTAKIQGYTGYKFTGSVPPTRTGTRMVPGSLVDQPNRPQVLAEEWYSNHGFELVVDQATGRVIYAQTGPRRTLRAPGGTKDAAVLLDSRKVSFTTATQKEAVRQAKRDSGQLRMVGTTLPIGAAVGGFVLAVVGGVLVARGRKEPENPVPADTSGTPQPTLTK encoded by the coding sequence ATGCGCCGTACAACCTCTCCCTTTTCCCTGGTCCTGCTGGGTCTCGGCACGTTCCTGCTGGTGCTGGCACCCCTACTCGCCTGGTACGTGGAGCCGCGAGCCGCGGTGAACCCGATCGACATCGACACCACCGCCGTCTACACCGGCCGGGGCAGCGTCTTCGACACTGACCGGATCGAGACGGTGCCCGACCGCACGATCACCGTGACCCAGCGGGTGCGGGGCAACGTCGAGGACAGCGAACGCAGCGGCAACGCCGTCTGGGACGTGACGACGACGGTCGACACCGACAAGTCGCTGCCGGCCGCCGATCCGCACGACGCGCTGGACTTCGTGCCGCACCGCTGGGTGATGGACCGCGAGACCACGCGGCCGGTGCACTGCTGCGGGGAGAAGCCGTACATCGAGGGCGAGGCGTATCTGAAGTTCCCCTTCGACGTGCAGAAACGCTCCTACCGGTGGTGGGACAACACCCTCGGCGACACGGTGGTGCTGCGCTACCGCGGCACCGCGAAGATCCAGGGGTACACCGGCTACAAGTTCACCGGCTCCGTGCCGCCGACCAGGACCGGCACGCGCATGGTCCCCGGCAGCCTCGTCGACCAGCCGAACCGGCCGCAGGTGCTGGCCGAGGAGTGGTACTCCAACCACGGCTTCGAGCTGGTCGTGGACCAGGCGACGGGCCGGGTGATCTACGCGCAGACCGGCCCGAGGCGGACCTTGCGGGCGCCGGGCGGCACGAAGGACGCGGCGGTGCTGCTGGACAGCCGGAAGGTCTCGTTCACGACCGCGACCCAGAAGGAGGCCGTGCGGCAGGCGAAGCGGGACAGCGGGCAGCTGCGGATGGTGGGCACGACACTGCCGATCGGGGCGGCGGTGGGTGGCTTCGTACTCGCGGTGGTGGGGGGCGTCCTCGTGGCGCGCGGGCGGAAGGAGCCGGAGAACCCCGTTCCGGCCGATACGTCCGGAACGCCCCAGCCCACTCTCACGAAGTGA
- a CDS encoding helix-turn-helix domain-containing protein — translation MTAARAAAVTTRSAWHDVPRFQVRRFAAIAMAEAPALAEEILCEIQREYPHLPVVLDDSGEPMALVGIRRAIEVFVQHLEHSEGRPTVPPGVFQDFGRGEGLNGRSLDSLQAIYRMGVRLAWRRFADIGQRVEIPPPAMYELVDAGYEYLDGLVDQSVRGYAEAAARQAGERLRLQRRLMELLLAEHHRGDPAEALTERAARIGWPLPAKVAVGVLLRPAREAMAPAVGQGVLLDMEYEQPRMVVPEPDAAGRSELMHRALAGWSGAIGPPVPLTDAAKSLRWAEAAVRLMERGLLPSGEVLYCTEHTEALVLLQPEELIDDLALRCLAPLTHCGPTHGRRLAETLLAWLETRGGAPEVATRLGVHPQTVRYRLRQIRELWGDEIDDPDRRFELELVLRAQRLRGELGVARERRGR, via the coding sequence GTGACGGCCGCCCGCGCCGCAGCCGTCACGACCCGCTCGGCCTGGCACGACGTACCGCGCTTCCAGGTGCGCCGGTTCGCCGCGATCGCCATGGCCGAGGCGCCCGCGCTCGCCGAGGAGATCCTCTGCGAGATCCAGCGCGAGTACCCGCATCTGCCCGTCGTCCTCGACGACTCCGGCGAGCCGATGGCCCTGGTCGGCATCCGCCGCGCCATCGAGGTGTTCGTGCAGCACCTGGAGCACTCGGAGGGACGCCCGACCGTCCCGCCCGGCGTCTTCCAGGACTTCGGCCGCGGCGAGGGCCTGAACGGCCGCTCCCTCGACTCCCTCCAGGCCATCTACCGCATGGGCGTACGCCTGGCCTGGCGCCGCTTCGCCGACATCGGCCAGCGCGTGGAGATCCCGCCTCCGGCGATGTACGAACTCGTCGACGCGGGCTACGAGTACCTGGACGGCCTGGTCGACCAGTCCGTACGCGGCTACGCCGAGGCCGCGGCCCGCCAGGCCGGCGAACGCCTGCGCCTGCAACGCCGCCTGATGGAGTTGCTCCTCGCCGAGCACCACCGCGGCGACCCCGCCGAGGCCCTCACCGAACGCGCCGCCCGCATCGGCTGGCCCTTACCGGCGAAAGTCGCGGTCGGCGTGCTGCTGCGCCCCGCCCGGGAGGCGATGGCCCCCGCGGTCGGCCAGGGCGTCCTGCTCGACATGGAGTACGAGCAGCCCCGCATGGTCGTGCCCGAGCCGGATGCGGCGGGCCGCTCCGAGCTCATGCACCGGGCCCTGGCCGGCTGGTCCGGCGCGATCGGCCCGCCGGTACCGCTCACCGACGCGGCGAAATCGCTGCGCTGGGCGGAGGCGGCGGTCCGTCTGATGGAGCGCGGCCTGCTCCCCTCCGGCGAGGTCCTCTACTGCACCGAACACACCGAGGCCCTGGTCCTCCTCCAGCCCGAGGAACTCATCGACGACCTGGCCCTGAGATGCCTGGCCCCCCTGACCCACTGCGGCCCCACCCATGGCCGCCGCCTCGCCGAGACCCTCCTGGCCTGGCTGGAGACCCGCGGCGGCGCCCCCGAGGTCGCCACCCGCCTCGGCGTCCACCCCCAGACGGTCCGCTACCGCCTGCGCCAGATCCGCGAACTGTGGGGCGACGAGATCGACGACCCCGACCGTCGCTTCGAACTGGAACTGGTGCTGCGGGCGCAGCGGTTGCGGGGGGAGCTGGGGGTGGCGCGGGAGCGGCGGGGGCGGTGA